One Aphidius gifuensis isolate YNYX2018 linkage group LG3, ASM1490517v1, whole genome shotgun sequence DNA window includes the following coding sequences:
- the LOC122853248 gene encoding coiled-coil domain-containing protein 13, translated as MSSDKFKPADKKNIYSFENNVSFKELVEDKIPSSIKFSDKKNTRLYKISDQQSENGSLCHVLTEVEGVKFDRKNIEKPALMKNQLKNDDQVKNLREQLAQSNAKLYESKNACLSLRQELHKVQKLLQNEVGSNISISGLLNCPGNWKGRAQQIQQLQQKINDIQSKNDVDRSSRSASVIYDKKCTLQLKLMEQERKNQIETLTKELKHSEITLDDKIKKIEAYKARIKILENNINNSKRDIILLNEKKLHDNQLIEALNGQLRAVEGRYREKEMDLIFQKEKIQRDYGDIKKELGCSRLQVEQLRKKLHEREIEIDILKSSNNSLSESGKFSRPVSSKTLHDSPINTNRKNSRDSNEYVVLRLAAEAENVKLMELVALLNRRLDKERNDTDQISECLRKEKYKNAKLEKKIEKIEMTNNCRVNFGYRARCSRSSINCNSSKEELSVEKNQYKLELLEEECLALKARLATVQQEKINDLSMYKNMLDKTKNIIKDNYR; from the exons ATGAGTAGCGATAAATTTAAACcagctgataaaaaaaatatatatagttttgaaaataatgtgTCATTCAAGGAATTAGTTGAAGATAAAATACCATCTTCCATTAAATTTTCAGACAAGAAAAACACTcgtctttataaaatttca GATCAACAGTCTGAAAATGGATCACTTTGTCATGTCTTAACAGAAGTTGAAGGAGtaaaatttgatagaaaaaatattgaaaagccagcattgatgaaaaatcaattaaaaaatgatgatcaagttaaaaatttacgtGAACAATTAGCTCAATCAAATGCTAAGCTTTATGAATCAAAAAATGCTTGTTTGTCTCTTCGCCAAGAGCTTCATAAAGTtcaaaaa ctTCTTCAAAATGAAGTTGGAAGTAACATCTCAATATCAGGACTTTTAAATTGTCCAGGTAATTGGAAAGGTCGAGCCCAACAAATTCAACAactacaacaaaaaattaatgatattcaGAGTAAAAATGATGTTGATCGTTCATCAAGATCAGCATCag ttatttatgataaaaaatgtacattacaattaaaattaatggaaCAAGAACgtaaaaatcaaattgaaaCTTTAACTAAAGAATTAAAACACTCAGAAATAACattagatgataaaataaaaaaaattgaagcataCAAagcaagaataaaaatattagaaaataatataaacaattcaaaaagagatataatattattaaatgaaaaaaaattacatgataatcaattaattgaagCTCTAAAT GGTCAATTACGAGCAGTTGAAGGAAGATATCGTGAAAAAGAAATGGATCTAATATttcaaaaggaaaaaattcaaCGTGATTATggtgatataaaaaaagaacttGGTTGTTCACGTCTTCAAGTTGAACAGCTGCGAAAAAAATTGCATGAGCGTGAAATTGAAATTGACattttaaa aTCAAGTAATAATTCTTTGAGTGAATCAGGTAAATTTTCTAGACCTGTATCAAGTAAAACACTTCATGATAGTCCAATTaatacaaatagaaaaaattcaagggATTCAAATGAGTATGTTGTCTTGCGTCTTGCTGCTGAAgctgaaaatgtaaaattaatggaACTTGTTGCTTTGTTGAATCGTCGATTGGATAAAGAACGTAATGATACTGATCAAATATCC gaatgtttaagaaaagaaaaatataaaaatgcaaaattggaaaaaaaaattgaaaaaattgaaatgacaaataattgtCGTGTTAATTTTGGATATCGTGCTAGATGTTCAAGATCATCAATCAATTGTAACTCGTCAAAGGAAGAGCtcagtgttgaaaaaaatcagtacaa ATTGGAATTACTTGAAGAAGAATGTCTTGCTTTGAAAGCTCGATTAGCCACTgttcaacaagaaaaaattaatgatctttctatgtacaaaaatatgttggataaaacaaaaaatataatcaaggATAATTAcag ATAa
- the LOC122853264 gene encoding endocuticle structural glycoprotein SgAbd-8-like, producing MKMFQVVISLAIFGMCYSARLDNTYLPPRNAGSAGGAGLIPAPRRGAENGRPIYAGGVGGGSQYNGGNRGVASGVNQNIPIVSYTNENNGDGNYAFSYETGNGINVQETGQSQGNRETVSGSYSYTGPDGIEYTIRYTADDEGFHAEGAHIPTPPPIPEAIRRGVELSLAAEARGENQDNGSRGQGNGYPRGQGGQQGGYSSNGSGRVGGSTYKGPNSYQTSGNEGYQY from the exons ATGAAAATG tttCAAGTGGTAATTTCATTGGCAATATTTGGAATGTGTTATTCAGCAAGACTTGATAATACTTATCTTCCACCAAGAAATGCTGGAAGTGCTGGTGGTGCTGGACTCATACCAGCACCTCGACGTGGTGCTGAAAATGGTAGACCAATATATGCTGGag gtgttggtggtggtagtCAATATAATGGAGGAAATCGTGGTGTAGCTTCTGGtgtaaatcaaaatatacCTATTGTTTCATACACAAATGAAAACAATGGTGATGGAAATTATGCATTTAGCTATGAAACAGGAAATGGAATAAACGTTCAAGAAACTGGCCAGTCacaag GAAACAGAGAGACTGTTAGTGGATCTTATTCATACACTGGACCGGATGGTATTGAATATACAATTCGATACACCGCTGATGATGAAGGCTTTCATGCAGaag gTGCTCATATTCCTACACCACCACCAATTCCAGAGGCTATTCGACGAGGTGTTGAGCTATCACTTGCTGCTGAGGCACGTGGTGAAAATCAGGATAATGGATCCAGAGGACAGGGCAATGGATATCCAAGag GACAAGGTGGACAACAAGGTGGATATTCTAGtaatg gaTCTGGTCGTGTTGGTGGATCAACGTACAAAGGACCAAATTCTTATCAAACTAGTGGAAATGAAGGAtaccaatattaa
- the LOC122853244 gene encoding nucleolin-like — MAKKGVKRPIEESAEGTKVANKPAEKKLKLNGNVPQKPKKQSDVVDKKPQVNNIKKEKITNGVKPTNGEAEKQQTVNGVEKAKKEKKMKYTPEEFLERQKARILAKKEKMLAKKKKELEAKNENRRIKRQQGGDLNLENIKKTEEQIDAQIAEIKSRPELTKTARRKLGLLQKQKNILNGTAQDKTVNVVPTLNPNEKRRLRKNMAKIKLKAASDDGGASLKVEKKKPAQVEKKNTAVKVKEDKKIDAVKVKEDKKVNAIKIKEDKKINAIKIKEDKKINAVKVTPVKVEKKNVKDTQQLKGKKVVKEEPKAESDDDEDEDEDEDDDDEEEEADTTLNTTADADSTLNTTADADSTLNTSADVSMEQDDDEDHDDDDDDDDDDDEEELPVPKPEIKKKPEPTNHDSSKKTRYVLFVGNLPYDATVDGLKKHFLTKCSEVKSIRLPLKKDQSPKGIAFVELNNSTDYEKSLSLHNTIFNGRKLNVQYSEGGSKKAGNRPHVVAKNQKLHALRKQGKLAGSTKDSQKRNVRRNNKPAASA; from the exons atggcaaaaaaAGGAGTAAAAAGACCGATTGAAGAATCAGCTGAAGGCACTAAAGTAGCCAATAAAccagcagaaaaaaaattaaaacttaatGGCAATGTTCCCCAAAAGCCAAAAAAACAATCAgatgttgttgataaaaaaccacaagttaataatatcaaaaaagaaaaaataactaatGGTGTTAAACCAACAAATGGTGAAGctgaaaaacaacaaacagTTAATGGAGttgaaaaagctaaaaaagaaaaaaaaatgaaatatacacCAGAAGAATTTCTTGAAAGACAAAAAGCAAGAATTTTagctaaaaaagaaaaaatgttagctaaaaaaaagaaggaattAGAggcaaaaaatgaaaatagaagAATCAAAAGACAACAAGGAGGTGATCttaatcttgaaaatattaaaaaaactgaaGAACAAATTGATGCACAAATTGCAGAAATTAAAAGTCGTCCAGAATTGACAAAAACAGCTCGTAGAAAATTGGGActtttacaaaaacaaaaaaatatattaaatggaACTGCTCAAGATAAAACAGTTAATGTAGTACCAACATTAAatccaaatgaaaaaagaagatTACGTAAAAATATGGCTAAAATTAAGTTGAAGGCAGCAAGTGATGATGGTGGTGCCTcattaaaagttgaaaaaaaaaaaccagctcaagttgaaaaaaaaaatacagctgTTAAAgtaaaagaagataaaaaaattgatgctgTTAAAGTAAAAGAAGACAAAAAAGTTAATGccatcaaaataaaagaagacaaaaaaattaatgccattaaaattaaagaagacaaaaaaattaatgctgTTAAAGTAACACCTGTTaaagtagagaaaaaaaatgttaaagatACTCAACAATTAAAAGGAAAGAAAGTTGTTAAAGAAGAGCCAAAAGCtgaaagtgatgatgatgaagatgaagatgaagatgaagatgatgatgatgaagaagaagaagctGATACCACATTAAACACAACTGCTGATGCTGATAGTACTTTAAACACAACTGCTGATGCTGATAGTACTTTGAACACATCAGCAGATGTCAGTATGgaacaagatgatgatgaagatcatgatgacgacgatgatgatgatgatgatgatgacgaggAAGAATTACCAGTTCCAAAACcagaaataaagaaaaaaccagAACCAACAAATCACGATTCATCAAAGAAAACTCGTTATGTTTTATTCGTTGGAAATCTTCCATATGA tgcAACTGTCGATGGTCTTAAAAAACACTTTTTGACAAAATGCAGTGAAGTCAAATCTATAAGATTACCTTTGAAAAAAGATCAGAGTCCAAAAGGAATtgcatttgttgaattaaataacaGCACTGATTAtgag AAATCATTGTCTCTTCACAATACCATTTTCAATGGAAGAAAACTCAATGTTCAGTACTCTGAAGGTGGATCAAAGAAAGCTGGAAATAGACCACATGTTGTtgctaaaaatcaaaaattacatGCATTGAGAAAACAGGGAAAACTTGCTGGTAGCACTAAAGATTCACAAAAACGTAATGTCAGAAGAAATAACAAACCAGCAGCATCtgcttaa